The nucleotide window GTCGAGTCTGTTAACGCCTACCCATGGAACTGGACCGCGTGGTTAACGCTACAATCCTTATGCACCACAATCGACACACTAAACGGTCTCAAACTGCATAATCATTGGATGAAAGACTTCTTTCTCGCAAGCACGTATCACGAGTTACGTATGCATAACGAATCTTTAGCTAAATACGATTACTTGCAATCAACTTTTGGTTCAAGTAACTACATCAAAGCCCAAATCGCTAAAGCCCAGTACAGTCTACGTGATTTCGAAAATGTAGAGGTTGTTTTCGAAGAGCTTCTTCGTATCGATCCGTATCGTATCGATGACATGGACATGTATTCTAACGTATTGTATGCGAAAGAATGCTTCTCGGGTCTAAGTTACCTTGCGCACCAAGTTTTCCTGACGGATAAATACCGGCCCGAATCTTGTTGTATAATCGGGAACTACTATAGTTTAAAGGGCCTTCACGAGAAGTCGGTTATGTATTTTAAACGCGCGTTAAAACTAGATAAAAATTATCTATCTGCATGGACGTTAATGGGGCATGAGTATGTTGAGATGAAAAACACTCCTGCGGCTGTTGACGCTTACAGACGGGCTGTCGATATAAACCCATGTGATTATCGGGCTTGGTATGGGCTAGGACAAGCGTACGAAATGATGGGAATGCCGTATTACGCGCTTCATTATTTTAAAAAATCGGTGTTTTTGCAGCCCGGAGATTCTCGGTTGTGGATTGCGATGGCACAATGCTACGAACGGGACGAAATTCGTATGCACGAGGAAGCGATTAAGTGTTACAGACGGGCTGCAAGTTGTAATGATAGAGAAGCGATTGCTCTTCATAGGTTGGCTAAATTGCATAGTGAATTAGGGCAAAATCAAGAGGctgcgttttattataaaaaagaTTTGGAAAGAATGGAAGAGGAAGAACGAGAAGGGCCGAATATGGTTGAAGCGTTATTGTTTCTTGCGACTTATTGTAGAGCTCAGGAAAGATACGAAGAAGCTGAAGTGTATTGTACTCGTCTTCTTGATTATAATGGCCCTGTAAGTTGCACATATGTTTTTATCCATTTTCAAGCATTATGCATTATGTTTTATCTCTGACGGGTCAAACGGGTAAATAAAAAACATACACTTAGGTAGTGTTCGTTTCACAGAATGGAATGAAATCTTGAGGAAATTGGAATGTTGATTTCACTTCTTATTTTGTTGGTTTCTACAAGAAAATGAATTGGAATTGAACAACACATAAGAAACGGAATCTACATTCTAATTCCATCCAAGGTTTAaaaaaacggaaacgagtttcgaggcgttttcccttcgcctcacgaggcgtaagcccgaggcggagttaaaaaataaatataaatattatatatcttataaaaatagtaatactaactaaattcatcatcaaattcatcaaaataataaaaaacacacatataaaagacataaattgcttgaaattgacacaaaaactcaaaaacatcaaaaacaaataaCAAAAACCCCTGAGGCGCACCCGAGGTGCAGCCTTtttagcgcctcagcccctctgaggcgcaCATACATTAGAAACcccatgaggcgcgcctcagaatcgttttttggccgtttcgccttgaggcgcgcctcgaggcgcacgcctcaaccgttttttaaaaccatgattCCATCCAAATTTCATTccatttttcaaaacaaacacTCTTAAATTACAAATCAAATTTCAATTTATGCGCGAATTCCCATTCCAATTCCATTACAATCCATGAAACGAACACTACCTTAGAAAGAAATGGGCCAAACTAATCAGAAGGCGTACAAAGTGTTATCGTTAATGTATAAGACTTCCTAAAACATTTAAAGTAACataatattataatttttataaTCATTGGCAAACTTGTTATTTATCGAAAAGCTAAATCGTTTTGGTCATAACGCGTTTCAACCTGTCAACCTATGTGACGCATCCATTTTGCTACCTCTATTTATGGAGTATTTTGACATATTCTATTTTTTTAGTTGTATGCGACACAATCTTTTTGACAGAAAGTGTTTCGGGTTAAACTGACCCGCTGAATAAGTGAAAGCTTTAGCAACTGAGTTTTAATTGTGATTGCAGGAGAAGGAAAAAGCAAAAAGTCTTCTTCAAGCAGTTAAACTTGCACAATCTGGTTTTCCTTAAAACCGACATTGAACGTTTCTCTTCATAGTATTCAACAAAT belongs to Helianthus annuus cultivar XRQ/B chromosome 5, HanXRQr2.0-SUNRISE, whole genome shotgun sequence and includes:
- the LOC110941749 gene encoding anaphase-promoting complex subunit 8; the encoded protein is MGVNKQNCRNELRTAIQQLNDRCLYSASKWAAEQLVGIEQDPTKYPPSHTRLQRDSSSILRRFHCTDEITSTPIAGTSYVSTPVLEEDNGDVDSDLYVLAKSYFNCREYRRAAHVLSDQTGSKALFLKCYALYLAGEKRKEEETIELEGSLGESNTVNSEIVSIERDLAAVRKNGSIDSFGLYLYGLVLKAKGNENLARTILVESVNAYPWNWTAWLTLQSLCTTIDTLNGLKLHNHWMKDFFLASTYHELRMHNESLAKYDYLQSTFGSSNYIKAQIAKAQYSLRDFENVEVVFEELLRIDPYRIDDMDMYSNVLYAKECFSGLSYLAHQVFLTDKYRPESCCIIGNYYSLKGLHEKSVMYFKRALKLDKNYLSAWTLMGHEYVEMKNTPAAVDAYRRAVDINPCDYRAWYGLGQAYEMMGMPYYALHYFKKSVFLQPGDSRLWIAMAQCYERDEIRMHEEAIKCYRRAASCNDREAIALHRLAKLHSELGQNQEAAFYYKKDLERMEEEEREGPNMVEALLFLATYCRAQERYEEAEVYCTRLLDYNGPEKEKAKSLLQAVKLAQSGFP